A genome region from Proteus vulgaris includes the following:
- the tssC gene encoding type VI secretion system contractile sheath large subunit, whose translation MLMSVNSESISKSTTTVLDEPANSGVYASLFEKINLTPVSQVSDINIFQDNSALADATANERVTVAVQVFLDRLKSSGQKVERLDRNLLDHHIADLDRQISEQLDEVMHHADFQKIESAWRGLKFLVDRTDFRQNVKIELLDIAKDDLRQDFEDCPETIQSGLYHHTYIEEYDTPGGEPIAAIISNYEFDRSPQDIALLRNIAKISASAHMPFVGSVGPAFFGKNSMEEVAAIKDISNYFDRAEYIKWKSFRDSDDARYIGLTMPRVLGRLPYGPDTIPVRSFNYIEEVKGPDHEKYLWTNATFAFAANMVKSFINNGWCVQIRGPQAGGAVKDLPIHLYDLGTGSQVKIPSEVMIPETREFEFANLGFIPLSYYKNRDYSCFFSANSAQKPAIYETADATANSRINSRLPYIFLLSRIAHYLKLIQRENIGTTKDRRLLELELNNWVRSLVTEMTDPSDDLQASHPLRDAKVVVEDIEDNPGFFRVKLYAVPHFQVEGMDVDLSLVSQMPKAKA comes from the coding sequence ATGCTTATGTCAGTTAATAGCGAAAGTATTTCAAAAAGTACAACAACTGTACTTGATGAGCCAGCGAATAGCGGTGTTTACGCCTCACTGTTTGAAAAAATCAACCTCACACCTGTTTCTCAGGTAAGTGATATTAATATCTTCCAAGATAACAGTGCGCTGGCAGATGCAACAGCAAATGAGCGCGTTACTGTTGCTGTTCAAGTCTTTCTCGACCGTTTGAAATCTTCGGGTCAAAAAGTTGAACGTTTAGATAGGAATCTACTCGACCATCATATTGCGGATTTAGATAGACAAATTAGTGAGCAGCTTGATGAAGTCATGCATCACGCGGATTTTCAAAAAATTGAATCGGCATGGCGTGGATTAAAATTCTTAGTTGATCGTACTGACTTTCGTCAAAATGTAAAAATCGAATTGTTAGATATTGCCAAAGATGATTTACGCCAAGATTTTGAAGATTGCCCAGAGACAATTCAAAGTGGTCTTTATCACCATACCTACATTGAAGAGTATGATACCCCTGGTGGTGAACCTATTGCTGCGATTATTTCGAACTATGAATTTGATCGCAGCCCTCAAGATATTGCGTTATTACGTAACATTGCAAAAATTTCAGCTTCAGCTCACATGCCATTTGTTGGCTCTGTTGGCCCCGCTTTCTTTGGTAAAAATTCGATGGAAGAAGTTGCGGCTATTAAAGATATCAGCAACTACTTCGATCGTGCCGAATACATTAAATGGAAATCTTTCCGCGATTCTGATGATGCCCGCTATATTGGTTTGACGATGCCTCGCGTTTTAGGTCGTCTCCCTTATGGTCCAGACACTATCCCTGTACGTAGTTTTAATTATATTGAAGAAGTAAAAGGTCCAGATCACGAGAAATATTTGTGGACAAACGCAACTTTTGCTTTTGCTGCTAACATGGTTAAAAGCTTTATTAACAATGGCTGGTGTGTACAAATTCGCGGTCCTCAAGCAGGTGGTGCTGTAAAAGATTTACCTATTCATCTTTATGATTTAGGCACTGGGAGTCAGGTTAAAATTCCATCTGAAGTCATGATCCCCGAAACTCGAGAATTTGAATTTGCCAACCTCGGTTTTATTCCACTGTCTTACTATAAAAACCGTGATTACTCTTGTTTCTTCTCTGCAAACTCAGCGCAAAAGCCCGCTATTTATGAAACCGCCGATGCAACTGCGAATAGCCGTATCAATTCGCGTTTACCGTATATTTTCCTTCTTTCGCGAATTGCTCACTATCTGAAATTAATTCAGCGTGAAAATATTGGTACCACAAAAGATCGTCGCTTATTAGAGCTTGAGTTAAATAATTGGGTTCGTAGTTTAGTGACCGAAATGACCGATCCAAGTGATGATTTACAAGCCTCTCACCCACTTCGCGATGCAAAAGTAGTGGTGGAAGATATTGAAGATAACCCAGGCTTTTTCAGAGTGAAACTGTATGCCGTTCCACACTTCCAAGTCGAAGGAATGGATGTAGATCTCTCGTTAGTATCTCAAATGCCAAAAGCGAAAGCATAA
- a CDS encoding DUF2264 domain-containing protein: MAIEIASSARPKLPYEHPNVEIYQRLFKENIIRRLVRKSAYRRYDKTITDFFNDENQSLFSLCEMLTQYVTQAFHHYQVWGYSHAYYPGSPGQQTARTDALEGVSRVLPLLAAWIVSSKKSTLMGLNHQAFNLPLIIKQSFIHGTDPLHKGYWGKLEDYDQRICEASDLALTLWISREWVWNTLTPAIQQQIMTWFEQVNHCEIVDNNWHFFPLTVQFVIKALTGKDTIAHWRYERLKEFYVGDGWFRDGAKGNYDYYNAWGFYYSLYWLTQIDPQFDTTFITQSLNTFNQHYLYFMTPKGIPFFGRSACYRLAVSAPLLAGVDLHCPSVKVGEAKRAFERSLRYFISQGALKNGAPTQGLFTHDPRLVDNYSGPASSFWSLRAVIIALYCADRINLWQTPSLPLPIEKDNFRFEIPAIQALVTGVKATQEVNVIFCENYTTQQTPLTRRLEKQTLAQKVAETVIGQSRRPKNNLLRKGITSYSSKMAHFF, translated from the coding sequence ATGGCTATTGAAATTGCATCTTCAGCACGACCCAAACTCCCTTATGAGCACCCAAACGTAGAAATCTACCAACGCTTATTTAAGGAAAATATCATTCGACGATTAGTCAGAAAATCAGCTTATCGTCGCTATGATAAAACGATCACTGATTTTTTTAATGATGAAAACCAGTCACTTTTCTCTTTATGTGAAATGCTGACACAGTATGTCACACAGGCTTTTCATCATTACCAAGTCTGGGGTTACTCTCATGCTTATTATCCCGGAAGCCCAGGACAACAAACGGCAAGAACGGATGCGCTTGAAGGTGTTAGCCGAGTACTTCCTCTACTTGCCGCATGGATAGTTAGCAGCAAAAAAAGTACGTTGATGGGATTAAATCATCAAGCTTTCAACTTACCTTTAATCATCAAACAAAGCTTTATTCATGGCACAGATCCACTTCATAAAGGATATTGGGGAAAGCTTGAAGATTACGATCAACGCATTTGTGAAGCCTCTGATTTAGCGCTTACTCTTTGGATCAGCCGTGAATGGGTGTGGAATACATTAACACCTGCCATACAACAACAAATCATGACTTGGTTCGAACAAGTTAATCACTGCGAAATTGTTGATAATAATTGGCATTTCTTCCCTCTCACCGTCCAATTTGTCATTAAAGCACTCACAGGAAAAGACACTATTGCCCATTGGCGCTATGAACGACTAAAAGAGTTTTATGTTGGTGATGGATGGTTTCGTGATGGGGCAAAAGGTAACTATGATTATTACAATGCGTGGGGATTTTACTATTCATTGTATTGGTTAACGCAAATTGATCCTCAATTTGATACAACATTTATTACTCAATCACTTAATACCTTTAATCAACATTACCTTTATTTTATGACGCCAAAAGGTATTCCTTTCTTTGGTCGCAGTGCCTGCTATCGCCTTGCGGTTTCTGCGCCATTATTAGCAGGTGTCGATTTACATTGTCCTTCAGTAAAAGTGGGCGAGGCAAAACGCGCGTTTGAAAGGAGTTTGCGTTATTTTATTTCTCAAGGTGCATTAAAAAATGGCGCCCCCACTCAAGGCTTATTTACTCACGATCCTCGTTTGGTTGATAACTACAGTGGACCTGCCAGTAGTTTTTGGTCATTGCGTGCCGTAATTATTGCGCTTTATTGTGCTGATCGTATCAACTTATGGCAAACACCTTCACTTCCTTTACCGATTGAAAAAGATAACTTTCGTTTCGAAATCCCTGCCATTCAAGCTTTAGTGACTGGTGTGAAAGCAACACAAGAGGTAAACGTCATTTTTTGCGAAAATTATACAACGCAGCAAACACCATTGACCCGCCGTTTAGAAAAACAGACCTTAGCACAAAAAGTTGCTGAAACCGTGATAGGGCAGTCCAGGCGACCGAAAAATAATTTATTACGCAAAGGGATCACCAGTTATAGCTCTAAAATGGCGCATTTTTTCTAA
- a CDS encoding DJ-1/PfpI family protein, whose product MKQVAVLLADGFEEGEAVVFIDIMRRLDIHVDVLSCMDTLVLNTYFETKISADYLLTDKFSHSYDAIMMPGGPKGTDRLCANKQVIQFIKRHIAEDKYICALCSSGAKVLAAHHLLEGRNYSTGDKLADKYDDGHYLDQDVVVDGKFISAKGLGVSFEFAFTVARHLLSDNTEKVDWQANHIYFKHWPLDYLK is encoded by the coding sequence ATGAAACAGGTTGCCGTTTTATTAGCTGATGGATTTGAAGAAGGCGAAGCTGTTGTTTTTATTGATATCATGCGCCGTCTTGATATTCATGTCGATGTACTTTCTTGCATGGATACTTTGGTATTAAATACCTATTTTGAAACGAAAATCAGTGCCGACTATCTATTAACAGATAAATTCTCACACAGTTACGATGCAATAATGATGCCGGGCGGTCCTAAAGGTACTGATCGTTTATGCGCTAACAAGCAAGTTATTCAATTTATTAAACGCCATATTGCTGAAGATAAATATATTTGTGCACTGTGCTCTTCTGGAGCAAAAGTATTAGCGGCACATCATCTTCTTGAAGGTCGTAATTACAGTACTGGCGATAAACTTGCTGATAAGTATGATGATGGTCATTACCTTGATCAAGATGTAGTTGTTGATGGAAAGTTTATCAGTGCAAAAGGATTAGGTGTGAGTTTTGAATTTGCCTTTACGGTGGCTCGCCATTTATTAAGCGATAATACAGAAAAAGTAGACTGGCAAGCTAATCATATTTATTTCAAACACTGGCCTTTAGATTACCTAAAATAA
- the tssB gene encoding type VI secretion system contractile sheath small subunit, which produces MSDSFQNEVPKARVNIKLDLHTGGAQKKVELPLKLLAIGDYSNGKDKRVLSEREKVNINKNNFNSVLTEFSPSVNLTVKNTLANDGTEESIKLSFKEMADFEPEQVARQIPQLRAMLAMRNLLRDLKSNLLDNITFRRELENILKDPALSDELREELSQLAPKKD; this is translated from the coding sequence ATGTCTGATAGTTTTCAAAATGAAGTTCCTAAAGCTCGGGTCAATATAAAGCTTGACTTACATACAGGTGGCGCACAGAAGAAAGTGGAATTGCCATTAAAACTTTTGGCTATCGGTGACTACAGCAATGGAAAAGATAAGCGTGTTCTTTCAGAAAGAGAAAAGGTCAATATAAATAAAAATAACTTCAACAGTGTACTTACCGAATTCTCTCCGTCCGTCAATCTTACCGTAAAAAATACATTAGCCAATGATGGTACTGAAGAGAGTATCAAACTATCGTTTAAAGAAATGGCTGATTTTGAGCCAGAGCAAGTTGCTCGCCAGATCCCTCAATTACGCGCCATGCTGGCAATGCGTAATCTCTTACGTGACTTGAAATCTAACCTCCTTGATAACATCACTTTTCGCCGTGAACTCGAAAATATCCTTAAAGATCCTGCATTAAGTGATGAGTTACGCGAGGAATTATCTCAACTTGCACCGAAAAAAGACTAA
- a CDS encoding anaerobic sulfatase maturase, with protein sequence MTLNQPVYFHMMAKPTSYHCNIKCEYCFYLEKENIFQDETKETGHTVMPDGVLRRYIKDYIQSHSGDQVDFSWQGGEPTLAGLAFFEKVVKYQKQFANGKTITNSVQTNAIAINRQWAQFFADNHFLLGVSIDGIEAVHDKYRISVNGSPTFERVKRAIKLLNEYGVEFNTLTVINDQNWNKGKETYQALKELGSTFFQFIPIVEVDRRFPHTHGGHYAPGPNAQLAPFSVPAEGYGQFITEVFDEWIRQGDIGKIYIRLFDSLLGTWMGYPASTCIQSKTCGQALIIEANGDVYSCDHYVYPANNLGNIHQNSLAHLATSKQQQRFGQNKYDKQTSLCKQCEVQSLCYGGCPKHRIIAIEGEKHRHNYLCRSYKKIFHHTAIGMQLMQQAISRGGLASDALPAMKKNYLK encoded by the coding sequence ATGACATTAAATCAACCTGTTTATTTTCATATGATGGCAAAACCCACAAGCTACCACTGTAATATTAAATGTGAATATTGCTTTTATCTGGAAAAAGAAAATATTTTTCAAGATGAGACAAAAGAAACGGGTCATACCGTGATGCCAGATGGTGTACTTCGTCGTTATATTAAAGACTATATTCAGTCACACAGTGGAGATCAGGTTGATTTTTCTTGGCAAGGTGGTGAACCAACGCTTGCTGGACTCGCCTTCTTTGAAAAAGTCGTCAAGTACCAAAAACAATTTGCTAACGGCAAGACAATCACAAACAGTGTGCAAACCAATGCGATCGCCATTAATCGCCAATGGGCGCAATTTTTTGCTGATAACCACTTTCTATTAGGCGTTTCAATTGATGGCATTGAAGCCGTTCACGATAAATATCGTATATCAGTGAATGGCAGCCCGACTTTTGAACGAGTAAAGCGAGCAATTAAGCTACTCAATGAATATGGCGTTGAATTTAACACACTCACTGTTATTAATGACCAAAACTGGAATAAAGGAAAAGAGACTTACCAAGCCTTAAAAGAGTTGGGTTCAACCTTCTTTCAATTTATTCCTATTGTCGAAGTTGATAGGCGCTTTCCTCATACTCATGGAGGACATTATGCTCCGGGTCCCAATGCACAATTAGCGCCATTTTCTGTCCCTGCTGAAGGCTACGGACAATTTATCACTGAAGTATTTGATGAATGGATAAGACAAGGCGATATCGGGAAAATATATATTCGCCTATTTGATAGTTTATTAGGTACGTGGATGGGATATCCCGCATCAACCTGTATTCAATCTAAAACCTGTGGGCAAGCATTGATCATTGAAGCCAATGGTGATGTTTATTCTTGCGATCACTATGTCTATCCCGCGAATAATTTGGGTAATATCCATCAAAATAGCCTTGCTCATTTAGCCACTTCAAAACAGCAACAGCGTTTCGGTCAAAATAAATATGATAAACAAACGAGTCTTTGCAAACAGTGTGAAGTGCAAAGCTTATGTTATGGCGGTTGTCCTAAACATCGCATTATTGCCATTGAAGGCGAGAAACATCGTCATAACTACCTGTGCCGCTCTTATAAAAAAATATTTCATCATACAGCGATAGGTATGCAACTAATGCAACAAGCCATTTCACGAGGAGGCCTCGCGAGTGATGCGCTTCCTGCGATGAAAAAAAACTACCTAAAGTAA
- a CDS encoding bifunctional 4-hydroxy-2-oxoglutarate aldolase/2-dehydro-3-deoxy-phosphogluconate aldolase, whose amino-acid sequence MTQSIVDTLSSLKVIPVIQINRAEDAIWLGEILTQNQLPVAEITFRTPAAAKAIKLMHEHFPELILCAGTVLTAQQADMAKEAGARFVISPGYNPSTVDYCLNNGIDIVPGINNPSQIEIALEKGLTLLKFFPAEASGGVKMLKALASPYAQVQFMPTGGISLNNVSDYLAIPQVVACGGSWIATADTIDKQDKETIVNHIQSIHSLLKTHKE is encoded by the coding sequence ATGACACAGTCAATTGTTGATACTCTTTCATCACTGAAAGTGATCCCCGTGATCCAAATTAATCGCGCTGAAGATGCAATTTGGCTGGGTGAAATTCTAACCCAAAATCAATTACCTGTTGCCGAAATTACCTTTCGTACACCAGCAGCAGCCAAAGCCATAAAACTCATGCATGAACACTTCCCAGAGCTAATATTATGCGCAGGAACAGTATTGACTGCACAACAAGCAGATATGGCAAAAGAAGCAGGAGCTCGCTTTGTTATTTCTCCGGGCTACAACCCAAGTACCGTTGATTACTGCCTTAATAATGGCATTGATATTGTACCGGGTATTAACAATCCAAGCCAAATCGAGATTGCACTTGAAAAAGGCTTAACCTTACTTAAATTCTTCCCCGCAGAAGCCTCTGGTGGTGTAAAAATGCTAAAAGCCTTAGCGTCACCTTACGCTCAAGTCCAATTTATGCCAACAGGTGGAATTAGTTTAAATAACGTGAGTGATTATCTTGCTATTCCACAAGTTGTTGCTTGCGGAGGAAGTTGGATTGCCACCGCAGATACGATTGATAAACAAGATAAAGAGACCATTGTTAATCATATTCAAAGTATCCACTCATTACTAAAAACGCATAAGGAATAA
- a CDS encoding sugar kinase, with amino-acid sequence MKINKTVAIIGECMIELSGQPFLPQQQRFGGDTLNTALYLSRLIPSLHPHYMTGLGTDTYSALMQKAWEDEGINCQSVITIPDKLPGLYAIEIDACGERSFHYWRNDAAARYMTTDNRFAAHLNALPDNSVIYLSGISLAILTPEGKEALLAQLTRLKQRGFTLIVDSNYRPRLWDSIPHAQEWFEKLYSISDIALVTGDDEQILWQQPALTEQDIAQRLHQWGNQNVIIKLGVNGAYWSDGKNTGYVSPKPINSVIDTTAAGDSFNAAFIAAWLQHHSLPTCCLWGNTLAGLVIQHHGAIIPHEITDSFYTLIKDNHDTVNC; translated from the coding sequence GTGAAGATAAACAAAACTGTCGCCATTATTGGCGAATGTATGATAGAGCTAAGTGGTCAACCTTTTTTACCGCAACAACAACGTTTTGGTGGTGATACGTTAAATACCGCGCTCTATTTATCACGACTCATCCCTTCATTACATCCCCACTATATGACAGGTTTAGGCACGGATACTTACAGTGCCTTAATGCAAAAAGCATGGGAAGATGAAGGGATCAACTGCCAATCTGTTATTACTATTCCCGATAAACTCCCTGGCCTATATGCCATTGAAATTGATGCTTGCGGTGAGCGTAGTTTCCACTATTGGCGTAATGATGCAGCAGCTCGTTATATGACAACTGATAATCGTTTTGCCGCACATCTCAATGCACTGCCTGATAATAGTGTGATTTATCTTAGCGGTATTTCTCTTGCTATTTTAACGCCAGAAGGTAAAGAAGCACTACTCGCGCAATTAACCCGCCTTAAACAACGAGGGTTCACCCTAATTGTCGATTCAAATTATCGACCACGTTTATGGGATTCAATACCTCATGCACAAGAGTGGTTTGAGAAGCTATATAGTATTAGTGATATTGCTTTAGTCACTGGTGATGATGAACAAATACTTTGGCAACAACCCGCGTTGACTGAACAAGACATAGCACAACGCCTTCATCAATGGGGTAATCAAAATGTGATTATCAAATTAGGTGTAAATGGCGCTTATTGGTCTGATGGCAAAAATACGGGCTATGTTTCTCCCAAACCCATTAATTCTGTTATTGATACTACCGCCGCAGGTGACTCTTTTAATGCGGCTTTTATTGCTGCTTGGCTACAACATCACAGCCTACCTACCTGCTGTTTGTGGGGAAACACCTTAGCGGGGCTCGTCATTCAACACCATGGCGCCATCATTCCTCATGAAATTACGGATTCATTCTACACACTCATCAAGGATAACCATGACACAGTCAATTGTTGA
- a CDS encoding sulfatase, whose product MILPSVKKSLLAGIIAASCLNIPISANAGGTPEKPNILLIVMDDLGTGQLDFVLDTLDVDALAQRSTPPRYEGDINKMVEAARIAMPNVSEMAQNGAKMTNAFVAHPVCGPSRAGIFTGRSPASFGTYSNDDAILGIPQDIKLLPSLFQENGYATASIGKWHNAKVIRKPKINENKQTRDYHDNMISTPEAGYAPHERGFDYDFSYYASGVALWNSPAFWRNGVNVPAPGYTTHLLTDETLKFIDQHKDKPFFINLSYSVPHIPLEQASPAKYMEKFDTGNVEADKYFAALNAADEGIGQIIAKLKANGELENTLIFFLSDNGAVNESPMPMNAMDRGFKGQMFNGGVRVPFIAYQPGTIPAGTKSDEMISALDILPTALQTAGIAIPDNLNVEGKNIMPLLKGETAKSPHNYLYWAGPGTKHYSEENQEFWHGYHQWITYQRKTPPTNPNLEKLSKGAWAVRDGEWALYFYDDGKNQPHLFNDKKDPSESVNLAKQNPQKVAELKNAYYQWIKDKPKPVVWGQDHYQILVDSAKP is encoded by the coding sequence GTGATCTTACCTTCTGTTAAAAAAAGCTTACTCGCAGGGATCATTGCTGCATCGTGTTTAAACATCCCAATATCTGCTAATGCAGGTGGTACACCTGAAAAACCGAATATTTTACTGATAGTGATGGATGATTTAGGCACAGGGCAACTTGATTTTGTACTGGATACCTTAGATGTTGATGCATTAGCGCAACGCTCTACACCGCCACGTTATGAAGGCGATATCAATAAAATGGTAGAAGCTGCGCGCATTGCAATGCCCAATGTCAGTGAAATGGCTCAAAATGGTGCAAAAATGACCAATGCATTTGTTGCTCATCCTGTTTGTGGCCCTTCTCGAGCGGGTATCTTTACTGGACGCTCTCCAGCAAGCTTTGGTACTTACAGTAATGACGATGCTATTTTAGGCATTCCACAAGATATCAAGCTATTACCTTCACTTTTCCAAGAAAATGGCTACGCCACCGCCAGTATCGGTAAATGGCATAATGCAAAAGTGATCCGCAAACCCAAGATTAATGAAAATAAGCAGACCCGTGATTATCACGACAATATGATCTCAACACCAGAAGCAGGTTATGCTCCTCATGAACGTGGGTTCGATTACGACTTTAGTTATTACGCATCCGGCGTCGCTTTATGGAATTCACCTGCATTTTGGCGTAATGGTGTCAATGTTCCTGCCCCAGGCTATACCACGCATCTTTTAACAGATGAGACATTAAAATTTATCGATCAACATAAAGATAAACCCTTCTTTATTAATCTCTCTTATAGCGTTCCTCATATTCCATTAGAACAAGCCTCACCAGCTAAATACATGGAGAAATTTGATACAGGTAATGTTGAAGCAGATAAATACTTTGCGGCATTAAATGCAGCAGATGAAGGTATTGGTCAAATTATTGCAAAACTAAAAGCAAACGGTGAGCTAGAAAATACCCTGATCTTTTTCTTATCCGATAATGGCGCGGTTAATGAATCCCCTATGCCAATGAATGCAATGGATCGAGGCTTTAAAGGACAAATGTTTAATGGTGGCGTTAGAGTACCTTTTATTGCTTATCAACCCGGTACTATTCCAGCAGGCACAAAAAGTGATGAGATGATCTCCGCACTCGATATTTTACCCACAGCGCTACAAACAGCGGGTATTGCGATCCCTGACAATCTTAACGTTGAAGGGAAAAACATCATGCCTTTGCTTAAAGGCGAAACCGCAAAGTCCCCTCACAACTATCTTTATTGGGCAGGTCCTGGCACGAAACATTACAGTGAAGAAAACCAAGAATTTTGGCACGGATATCACCAATGGATAACCTATCAACGTAAAACACCGCCTACGAATCCTAACTTAGAAAAACTCTCTAAAGGTGCTTGGGCTGTACGTGATGGTGAATGGGCGCTCTATTTTTATGATGATGGGAAAAATCAACCTCACCTATTTAACGATAAAAAAGATCCGTCTGAATCAGTCAATCTTGCTAAACAAAATCCACAAAAAGTGGCAGAGCTAAAAAATGCGTATTACCAGTGGATCAAAGATAAGCCCAAGCCCGTTGTTTGGGGACAAGATCACTATCAAATACTTGTGGATTCTGCAAAACCTTAA
- a CDS encoding tagatose bisphosphate family class II aldolase translates to MYLVSTRNMLNKAQRENYAVPAFNIHNLETIQVVMETAAEMASPVILAGTPSTFAYAGSDYLISICQQAAEQYRIPVALHLDHHEEIPDICHKVISGVRSAMIDASHFHFEENIRIVKEVVNFCHHWDCTVEAELGRLGGQEDDLIVDTKDALFTDPDSAVQFIKATGIDSLAVAIGTAHGMYKHEPHLDFDRLAIIRQKTDIPLVLHGASGIPDADVQHCIDLGICKVNVATELKIAFSNAIKQYFLDNPDASDPRHYLVPGKAAMKAVVADKIRVCKSDGKL, encoded by the coding sequence ATGTATCTGGTTTCTACTCGTAATATGCTCAATAAAGCACAGCGTGAAAATTATGCTGTGCCTGCTTTTAATATTCATAACTTGGAAACCATTCAAGTTGTGATGGAAACAGCTGCTGAAATGGCATCACCGGTGATCTTAGCGGGTACACCGAGCACGTTTGCTTATGCAGGTAGTGATTATTTGATCTCTATTTGTCAGCAGGCGGCAGAGCAATATCGTATCCCGGTTGCTCTACATCTAGATCACCACGAAGAGATCCCTGATATATGCCATAAAGTCATTTCAGGTGTCCGATCCGCTATGATCGATGCCTCCCATTTTCATTTTGAAGAAAATATTCGCATCGTCAAAGAAGTGGTTAATTTCTGCCATCATTGGGATTGCACGGTAGAAGCTGAGTTGGGTCGCCTTGGTGGGCAAGAAGATGATCTTATTGTTGATACAAAAGATGCACTATTCACCGATCCTGATTCAGCGGTACAATTTATCAAAGCAACGGGGATTGACTCATTAGCTGTTGCTATTGGTACAGCGCATGGTATGTACAAACATGAACCTCATCTCGATTTTGATCGCTTAGCGATTATTCGCCAAAAAACGGATATTCCTTTAGTTCTTCATGGCGCATCGGGTATTCCTGATGCAGATGTACAACATTGTATCGATTTAGGTATTTGCAAAGTTAACGTCGCAACTGAGCTGAAAATAGCGTTCTCTAACGCAATTAAGCAATACTTCTTGGATAACCCTGATGCAAGTGATCCTCGTCATTACCTTGTTCCGGGCAAAGCCGCAATGAAAGCTGTGGTTGCAGATAAAATTCGTGTCTGTAAAAGTGATGGGAAACTGTGA